A genomic region of Luteitalea sp. contains the following coding sequences:
- a CDS encoding ImmA/IrrE family metallo-endopeptidase, giving the protein MSLAIPAEVNPTLLAWAREQSGYPAEIVAKRLGVKLDRLEAWERGERKPTVRQTQELAKYYHRPFGVFFLPQPPSIPPLAAEYRRLPGVRPGVESPEFRLALRVMLQRRELAIQLNEELGFTIPEFRTTARLSEGPTAVGQRLRETLGVAIEQQLGWRDEWQAWREWRSAVEQAGVMVFQFPKVPLEQTRGVSVLDFPLPAVGINSKESSPGARIYSLLHELVHITLALGKEETVALREPRSDTQWMEVERFAEEAASEAIIPQSALEQQLRGTAVGRDGWDVARVRALAARFRVTPLAMATRLRSAGAMSWDGYRQWRADWNDYVLSLKPRRGGIASPVDKTLGRAGRPFVQLVLEALDANRITAVDASRYLDLRFDHIEKLRGELTSGAAGASVVDGGD; this is encoded by the coding sequence ATGTCCCTCGCCATCCCAGCCGAAGTGAACCCGACCCTACTCGCGTGGGCACGGGAGCAGAGCGGCTACCCAGCAGAGATCGTGGCGAAGCGTCTGGGCGTGAAGCTCGATCGGCTCGAAGCCTGGGAGCGCGGTGAGCGCAAGCCAACCGTGCGCCAGACCCAGGAGCTGGCCAAGTACTACCATCGTCCGTTCGGCGTCTTCTTCCTTCCGCAACCTCCGTCGATTCCGCCCCTGGCTGCGGAGTACCGCCGGCTGCCTGGCGTGCGTCCCGGCGTCGAATCACCCGAATTCAGGTTGGCACTCCGCGTGATGTTGCAGCGCAGAGAGCTGGCCATCCAGCTCAACGAGGAGCTTGGATTCACGATTCCGGAGTTCCGGACAACCGCCCGCCTTTCCGAAGGCCCAACAGCAGTGGGGCAGCGTCTTCGTGAAACGCTAGGCGTGGCCATCGAGCAGCAATTGGGCTGGCGGGACGAGTGGCAGGCGTGGCGCGAATGGCGTTCGGCCGTCGAACAAGCCGGCGTCATGGTCTTTCAGTTCCCCAAGGTGCCTCTCGAACAGACGCGCGGCGTCTCCGTGCTCGACTTTCCGTTGCCGGCGGTCGGTATCAACAGCAAGGAGAGTTCGCCTGGGGCACGCATCTACTCTCTCCTCCACGAGCTCGTTCACATCACCCTGGCGCTAGGCAAAGAGGAAACCGTTGCCTTGCGTGAGCCTCGGAGCGACACCCAATGGATGGAGGTCGAGCGCTTCGCCGAGGAGGCGGCCAGCGAGGCCATCATTCCGCAGAGTGCTCTGGAGCAGCAGCTCAGGGGCACAGCGGTAGGGCGTGATGGCTGGGACGTTGCGAGGGTGCGAGCGCTTGCCGCCAGGTTCCGCGTCACGCCGCTTGCGATGGCGACACGGCTGCGCAGCGCGGGAGCAATGAGCTGGGACGGCTACCGTCAGTGGCGGGCGGACTGGAACGACTACGTCTTGTCGCTCAAGCCGCGCAGGGGTGGGATCGCGTCTCCCGTTGACAAGACCCTTGGCCGAGCCGGCCGGCCGTTTGTCCAGCTCGTGCTCGAAGCACTCGACGCGAACCGGATCACTGCTGTCGATGCGAGCCGCTACCTCGATCTCAGGTTCGACCATATCGAGAAGCTGCGCGGCGAACTGACCAGCGGCGCCGCCGGCGCGTCCGTTGTGGATGGCGGCGATTGA
- a CDS encoding AAA family ATPase, translating to MTDQHERTSGRLLLHGLLDYIHEQAKEVDPRGYRLGAVRGFVRRSDELVGLPGVESDLKVAGDHIWLRIQRLEGNPPPPVPDSQKGLFRVSKNPEGPLPELDEAALLHWLEKAGREKTPQERLELEAQVRAEALQSLVDYAGLWNAWAEGERPRRRTITLYADLFALKHQLEAEETAKPQEFVCGIGISYWQLQFDGSSIPFEYPLLTQAVEISLDDRTLALEVRPRATDTNVELDAFIACQVRGAADVERAIREHLSRHKDAPVSPFDNSSYSDVLKLAAGNLDPEGNVRDVIVPGAARPGPGEHLIVTGAWVLLSRPRSNNYLFEDLKRLQAKLESGCTIPAGPEALVTSPSDEPVKYETVRFRGISSRGDSGPDKPEELYFPLPYNEEQVTIIQRLERSPGVTVQGPPGTGKTHTIANIVCHYLATGRRVLVTSRGERALEVLQTKMPDRVRALTVSLLASDREGVRQFQAAIESIQHQVSQLNPEQTQRDILTTQSAIDRAHIELARIDARTDEIAHSQLADVDIDGVPMRAQGLAELVVSGRAQYGWFDDPLSLSTEHAPPFSGDEAEELRSARRRLAADVAYTRHTIPSPGDLPSVAAIAELHDVLSRLKTLDGQIASGELIGLRATTPEVLQAARALLARVEEALTLAKELESVDGGWPFELRTKCRDSAFASERRALEALYPELEAIVEARAEFLKRPVEFPEEGLTNIKTRQAVERGATSGKPFGFVSLGNGQAKEHLGRVRIAGRSAEGSEDWSHVLRYVGLHEQVLSFATRWNEIAEGLSAPPLQAGIRFVRTVELVATTGYKAHRLATDYDHDLPKRAAAVFDEPPTAQLLGGVRELAVVREQLLRHLTRADLSRAVTNLAVLKEKLAGKTGPVSERFRGFVERTLGSPEISAERAVAEYSNLGAELQRLAGRASDISKVRDLSQRIQNAGAPRLAARLCCQAAEANVDDAVFPTTWRKAWTWARVRTHLETIEARHELVAMAARRRDLEAGLSRLYKDMVAKSAWLATKRNATPRVLQALAGYATAIRRIGQGTGPNATRYRRDAREAMLDAAGAVPCWIMSHARISEAMPADIGAFDLVIVDEASQSDLWALPAILRGKKILIVGDDKQVSPDAGFIASQRIQELKDRFLAGQPYGTEMTPEKSLYDLAARVFAAQQVMLREHFRCVPPIIAYSNRTFYKGGIRPLRIPKPSERIDPPLVDVLVKDGVRNRRDCNEYEALAIADEITGLLKDERFKSRTLGVVSLLGLEQAKHIDSVVRQRCDAAELLRRRFECGDARSFQGSEKDIMFLSMVVDPTNSKALSGNLFDQRFNVAASRARDRMYLVRSVRSADLSDKDLRLTLLAHFDKPMVTEETEEENLIDRCESGFERQVFTALTALGYRVVPQVKTGAYRIDMVAEGASDTRLAIECDGDEYHGPDRWQDDTKRQRVLERAGWTFWRCFASTWSLHRDDVLAELLERLGAMGIEPIGATDRIPSLVERREWAPPAPDNDSPDEVEATLRRAVSADGESV from the coding sequence ATGACCGACCAGCATGAGCGGACGTCCGGCCGACTGCTGCTCCACGGCTTGCTCGACTACATCCACGAGCAGGCGAAGGAGGTCGATCCGCGCGGCTACAGGCTTGGCGCGGTCAGGGGTTTCGTGCGGCGCAGTGACGAGTTGGTCGGGCTTCCGGGGGTCGAGTCTGACCTGAAGGTCGCCGGCGATCACATCTGGCTGCGCATTCAGCGCCTCGAGGGCAACCCACCGCCGCCGGTACCCGATAGCCAGAAGGGACTTTTCCGCGTCTCCAAGAACCCGGAGGGTCCCTTACCTGAACTCGATGAAGCAGCACTCCTTCATTGGCTCGAGAAGGCGGGTCGAGAGAAAACGCCACAAGAAAGACTTGAGCTCGAAGCGCAGGTTCGCGCGGAGGCGCTCCAATCACTCGTCGACTACGCCGGTCTCTGGAACGCCTGGGCGGAAGGAGAGCGCCCGCGTCGACGAACGATCACGCTCTACGCAGACCTGTTTGCGCTGAAGCACCAACTGGAGGCAGAAGAAACCGCCAAACCGCAGGAGTTCGTGTGCGGAATTGGCATCTCATACTGGCAACTGCAGTTCGACGGCTCGTCAATTCCGTTCGAGTACCCGCTCCTTACACAGGCCGTTGAGATCTCGCTGGATGACCGGACGCTTGCGCTCGAAGTGCGTCCGCGCGCAACCGACACGAACGTGGAACTTGACGCCTTCATCGCTTGCCAAGTCAGAGGCGCTGCGGATGTGGAGCGTGCGATCCGTGAGCACTTGTCACGCCACAAAGACGCGCCGGTTTCTCCCTTTGACAATTCCTCGTACTCAGACGTGCTCAAGCTCGCGGCGGGCAACCTAGATCCAGAAGGCAATGTTCGGGATGTGATTGTGCCAGGGGCCGCCCGTCCAGGTCCTGGTGAACATCTCATAGTGACGGGCGCCTGGGTGCTACTGTCACGTCCTCGCTCGAACAACTATCTGTTTGAGGACCTGAAGCGGCTCCAAGCAAAGCTTGAAAGCGGTTGCACTATTCCTGCCGGACCGGAAGCCCTCGTTACCTCTCCGTCAGACGAGCCCGTCAAATACGAGACGGTCCGTTTTCGAGGCATCTCAAGCCGTGGCGATAGCGGACCAGACAAGCCAGAAGAGCTGTACTTTCCCCTTCCATACAACGAGGAACAGGTAACCATCATTCAACGGCTCGAACGATCCCCCGGTGTGACGGTGCAGGGCCCTCCCGGTACCGGGAAGACGCACACGATCGCCAACATCGTCTGCCACTATCTTGCAACGGGTCGGCGCGTGCTCGTGACGTCTCGCGGTGAACGAGCGCTGGAAGTGTTGCAAACGAAGATGCCGGATCGGGTCCGAGCGTTGACCGTGTCGCTCCTCGCCAGCGATCGGGAGGGGGTTCGGCAGTTTCAAGCAGCGATCGAGTCAATCCAGCATCAAGTCTCGCAACTGAATCCAGAGCAGACGCAGCGGGACATCCTGACAACCCAGAGCGCTATTGATCGTGCCCACATCGAGCTCGCGAGGATCGACGCAAGGACTGATGAAATCGCCCATTCACAACTTGCCGACGTAGACATCGACGGCGTGCCCATGCGCGCGCAGGGTCTTGCCGAGCTCGTTGTTTCCGGTCGCGCGCAGTATGGTTGGTTCGATGACCCTCTGAGCCTTTCGACAGAGCACGCGCCGCCATTCTCTGGCGACGAAGCCGAGGAGCTGCGGTCTGCCCGGCGGCGGCTTGCGGCAGACGTCGCGTACACTCGGCACACAATCCCCTCTCCGGGAGACCTGCCAAGCGTTGCGGCGATTGCTGAGCTCCACGACGTTCTCTCTCGCTTGAAGACGCTCGACGGTCAGATCGCAAGTGGTGAGCTGATTGGACTGAGAGCTACGACTCCGGAGGTGTTGCAGGCTGCTCGCGCGTTGCTTGCTCGGGTGGAAGAGGCTCTGACGCTCGCAAAGGAACTGGAGAGCGTTGACGGCGGGTGGCCCTTCGAACTGCGCACCAAGTGTCGCGATTCGGCATTTGCTTCGGAGAGAAGGGCACTCGAAGCGCTCTATCCAGAGCTTGAGGCGATTGTCGAAGCGCGAGCCGAATTCCTGAAGCGGCCCGTCGAGTTCCCTGAGGAAGGGCTAACGAACATCAAGACCCGGCAAGCGGTGGAACGCGGAGCAACAAGCGGCAAGCCGTTCGGATTCGTCTCCCTCGGAAACGGCCAGGCCAAAGAACATCTGGGACGCGTTCGGATCGCTGGGAGGTCTGCTGAAGGTTCAGAGGACTGGTCACATGTTCTGCGGTACGTCGGGTTGCACGAGCAGGTGTTGTCCTTTGCGACGCGCTGGAACGAGATCGCGGAGGGGCTCTCTGCACCACCCTTGCAGGCCGGCATCAGATTCGTGAGAACAGTTGAATTGGTGGCCACCACAGGCTACAAGGCACACCGGCTCGCGACCGACTACGATCACGATCTTCCGAAGAGAGCGGCGGCCGTCTTCGATGAGCCACCGACGGCGCAACTTCTTGGAGGAGTTCGAGAGTTGGCGGTCGTCCGCGAGCAGTTGCTCCGTCACCTGACTCGAGCCGATCTCTCTCGAGCAGTAACGAACCTCGCCGTTCTGAAAGAGAAGCTCGCCGGCAAAACCGGCCCTGTCTCCGAGCGATTCCGTGGCTTCGTAGAGCGCACGCTGGGCAGTCCCGAGATTTCGGCAGAGCGAGCCGTAGCTGAATACAGCAACCTGGGCGCAGAACTTCAACGGCTTGCCGGTCGTGCCAGTGACATCAGCAAGGTCCGTGACTTATCGCAACGGATTCAGAATGCCGGGGCGCCGCGGCTCGCTGCTCGGCTTTGTTGTCAGGCTGCCGAAGCCAACGTCGACGATGCCGTGTTCCCCACCACATGGCGTAAGGCGTGGACGTGGGCTCGTGTGCGCACTCATCTCGAGACCATCGAGGCACGTCACGAGCTCGTCGCGATGGCCGCTCGTCGGAGAGACTTGGAAGCAGGCCTCTCGCGGCTCTACAAAGACATGGTGGCAAAGTCCGCGTGGCTTGCGACCAAGCGGAACGCGACGCCTCGAGTGCTTCAGGCGCTAGCGGGCTATGCAACCGCAATCCGTCGCATCGGCCAAGGCACCGGGCCGAACGCGACAAGATACAGGCGGGATGCCCGCGAAGCAATGCTGGATGCCGCCGGCGCGGTGCCGTGCTGGATCATGAGCCACGCCCGTATCTCTGAGGCTATGCCCGCAGACATCGGCGCATTCGATCTCGTTATCGTGGATGAGGCAAGCCAGTCCGACCTGTGGGCATTGCCCGCAATCCTGCGCGGCAAGAAGATCTTGATAGTCGGTGATGATAAGCAGGTCTCGCCGGATGCCGGTTTTATCGCCTCGCAGCGAATACAGGAACTCAAAGATCGCTTTCTCGCCGGCCAACCGTACGGAACGGAGATGACGCCGGAGAAATCGCTGTATGACCTGGCGGCACGCGTCTTCGCCGCTCAGCAGGTGATGCTCCGTGAGCACTTCCGATGCGTGCCGCCCATCATTGCGTACTCGAATCGGACGTTCTACAAGGGCGGCATTCGACCGCTTCGTATTCCGAAGCCGTCGGAACGCATCGATCCGCCTTTGGTGGACGTGCTCGTAAAGGACGGTGTGCGCAACAGGCGCGACTGCAACGAGTACGAGGCGCTGGCAATTGCCGATGAAATTACTGGACTGCTGAAGGACGAGCGTTTCAAGAGCCGGACGCTGGGTGTCGTGTCGCTCCTGGGGCTGGAACAAGCGAAGCACATCGACTCCGTTGTTCGACAGCGGTGCGACGCAGCGGAGCTTTTGCGCCGGCGCTTTGAATGCGGTGACGCGCGCAGTTTCCAGGGCAGCGAGAAGGACATCATGTTCCTGTCGATGGTGGTCGACCCAACGAACAGCAAGGCGCTGTCGGGGAACCTCTTCGACCAGCGGTTCAACGTTGCGGCGTCACGAGCAAGAGATCGAATGTATCTCGTACGGTCGGTCAGGTCTGCGGACCTGTCGGATAAGGATCTGCGGTTGACTCTCTTGGCTCATTTCGACAAACCGATGGTCACCGAGGAGACCGAGGAAGAGAACCTCATCGACCGTTGCGAGTCCGGGTTCGAGAGGCAGGTGTTCACCGCACTCACGGCGCTCGGCTATCGCGTTGTTCCGCAGGTCAAGACAGGAGCGTATCGGATCGACATGGTCGCAGAGGGAGCTAGCGATACGCGGCTCGCGATCGAGTGCGACGGCGATGAGTACCACGGCCCTGACCGGTGGCAGGATGACACGAAACGGCAGCGAGTCCTGGAGAGGGCGGGATGGACATTCTGGCGGTGCTTTGCGTCAACGTGGTCGCTGCACCGCGACGACGTGCTGGCGGAGCTGCTGGAGCGCCTTGGCGCAATGGGTATCGAACCGATCGGGGCTACAGACCGCATTCCGAGCCTAGTGGAGAGGAGAGAATGGGCACCACCGGCCCCAGACAACGATTCGCCGGATGAAGTTGAGGCGACGCTCAGACGAGCCGTCTCAGCCGACGGGGAGTCGGTGTGA